The genomic window CGGCACATCGATCCCCAGTGCCTGGGCGTTCGCTTCGATTTCCGCATGAATGTGATGATCCAGTTCGGCTTCGTTGCGGAGCCTTCCTTCGGCAAAACTGATCCGCACCACCGGATGAATCTTTTCCCAATCCCAGTGATCTTCGAGATACAGCCCTTCGAAAAGCGGCCGGTTGCCGGAAAAAGCCTCGGCCAGGGTGTCGAGAAAGAGGGACTTGCCGAAGCGCCGGGGCCGGGAGAGAAAATAGTATTTGCCGCCATCCGCCAGCCGGGCGACAAAGGCCGTCTTGTCGACGTAATAGTAGTTCTCCGAACGAATTTCCCGGAAATTCTGCACACCGATGGGAAGTTTCTTCCGCTGCGCCATAAGACCTCCCTTTCCATCCGCCCCTTGTCCTTTTGCATTCCCTGAGCAGCAGGCGGCCACAAGGGCCGCCCCTACCGCCTATCACCCATCACCCATCGCCTATCGCCCATTGCCTATCGCCTATCGCCCATCGCCTAT from Desulfatirhabdium butyrativorans DSM 18734 includes these protein-coding regions:
- a CDS encoding AAA family ATPase, which encodes MAQRKKLPIGVQNFREIRSENYYYVDKTAFVARLADGGKYYFLSRPRRFGKSLFLDTLAEAFSGNRPLFEGLYLEDHWDWEKIHPVVRISFAEGRLRNEAELDHHIHAEIEANAQALGIDVPPRTEAIHIRFRRLIAEAARHFGQRTVVLVDEYDKPILDN